In Pseudobdellovibrionaceae bacterium, the following proteins share a genomic window:
- the pnp gene encoding polyribonucleotide nucleotidyltransferase: MKQTVTFELNGKEIVLETGRLAKQADGSVLVTCGSNIVLVTAVSSKRESTLDFFPLTVEYSEKFYASGKIPGGYFKREGRPTNMATLNARMIDRPIRPSFPEGYRQETQIVATTLSYDGTYPIDILASIGASAALHVSDIPFNGPTSAVQVARINGQFMANPSLEQLKESDMDIVVAGTKNGLLMVEGECQFVSEADVLAALKFGHQSMMASIAAQEELRAKSGNKEKREFIPPQIDSDFTNQATEFLAPKIAAALGIREKLGRYDALDAALKEAQEKFVAEVEDKDEAAKRTKDLGTIFGDVKYKTARDLVLDTKVRIDGRSTTDIRPIACEVALLPRAHGSGLFTRGETQVLGTVTLGTGDDEQFIDALQGVVKKKFMLHYNFPPYCVGETGRMGGQSRREIGHGFLAERALQAVLPDFEKFPYVIRVVSEVFESNGSSSMGTVCSGTLALLDAGVPIKGNVAGIAMGLIKEGDKVAVLSDILGDEDHLGDMDFKVAGTRDGITALQMDIKIDSISFDIMETALSQANQGRNHILGKMEEVITTPRGEISEYAPRIETIQIKPEKVREVIGAGGKVIKGIIEETGVKINIEDDGKIHIASIDPEAAKRAIAIINDICAEAEVGKVYKGKVVKIMDFGAFVEVLPGNQGLLHISEIAHERIRNVTDVLNEGDVLDVKVLDVDRAGRIKLSRKALLEKPH, from the coding sequence ATGAAGCAAACAGTGACCTTCGAGTTGAACGGTAAGGAAATCGTTCTGGAAACAGGTCGACTGGCCAAACAGGCTGACGGGTCCGTTCTTGTGACTTGTGGAAGCAATATTGTTTTGGTGACAGCGGTTTCAAGTAAAAGAGAGTCCACCTTGGATTTCTTTCCGCTAACGGTTGAATATTCTGAAAAATTCTATGCTTCGGGAAAGATCCCCGGTGGCTACTTTAAGCGTGAGGGCCGCCCGACCAATATGGCGACCTTGAATGCGCGCATGATCGATCGTCCGATCCGTCCCAGCTTTCCTGAGGGCTATCGGCAGGAAACACAAATTGTTGCCACCACATTGAGCTACGATGGAACCTACCCCATTGACATTCTGGCCAGTATTGGAGCCAGTGCCGCTCTCCATGTGAGTGACATCCCTTTTAATGGCCCAACTTCAGCCGTTCAGGTGGCGCGGATCAATGGTCAGTTCATGGCCAATCCTTCGCTTGAGCAGTTGAAAGAATCTGACATGGACATCGTCGTCGCAGGAACCAAAAACGGTCTGCTCATGGTTGAAGGTGAGTGTCAGTTTGTTTCCGAGGCTGATGTTTTGGCAGCTCTTAAATTTGGTCACCAGTCGATGATGGCTTCGATTGCCGCCCAGGAGGAGCTGCGCGCAAAATCGGGTAACAAAGAGAAGCGTGAATTTATTCCGCCTCAGATTGACTCTGACTTCACCAATCAGGCCACTGAATTCCTCGCCCCCAAAATTGCGGCAGCTTTGGGAATTCGTGAAAAGCTGGGTCGCTACGATGCCTTGGATGCTGCTCTCAAAGAAGCACAAGAGAAATTTGTAGCTGAGGTGGAAGACAAGGACGAGGCGGCTAAGAGGACTAAGGACTTGGGCACCATCTTTGGTGACGTCAAATACAAGACAGCTCGTGATCTTGTGTTGGACACGAAAGTCCGCATTGATGGCCGCTCGACGACTGACATTCGTCCGATTGCCTGTGAAGTGGCTCTGCTGCCTCGCGCTCACGGTTCCGGTCTCTTTACCCGTGGGGAAACCCAGGTGTTGGGAACTGTGACCTTAGGAACGGGCGATGACGAGCAGTTTATTGATGCTCTTCAAGGTGTGGTAAAAAAGAAGTTTATGCTTCACTACAACTTTCCTCCCTACTGTGTGGGTGAAACCGGACGCATGGGCGGACAAAGCCGTCGTGAAATTGGTCATGGATTCCTGGCAGAACGTGCTTTGCAGGCTGTTCTCCCTGACTTTGAGAAGTTTCCTTATGTGATCCGTGTGGTCAGTGAAGTCTTTGAGTCAAACGGTTCAAGCTCAATGGGAACCGTATGTTCAGGAACTCTGGCCTTACTTGATGCCGGTGTGCCCATTAAGGGTAATGTCGCAGGTATTGCCATGGGTCTGATCAAGGAAGGCGACAAAGTTGCTGTTCTGTCAGATATCTTGGGTGATGAAGATCACCTAGGTGACATGGATTTTAAAGTGGCTGGTACTCGCGACGGAATTACCGCTCTGCAAATGGACATTAAGATTGATTCCATCAGCTTTGACATCATGGAGACAGCTCTTTCTCAAGCCAACCAGGGGCGTAACCATATTCTTGGCAAGATGGAAGAAGTTATCACCACCCCTCGTGGAGAGATTTCCGAGTACGCTCCTCGCATCGAGACCATTCAAATCAAGCCTGAAAAGGTGCGTGAGGTGATTGGTGCCGGTGGTAAGGTGATCAAAGGCATTATTGAGGAAACCGGCGTTAAAATTAATATTGAAGACGACGGTAAAATCCACATTGCCTCAATTGACCCTGAGGCCGCCAAAAGAGCCATCGCTATCATCAACGACATTTGTGCCGAGGCCGAAGTGGGCAAGGTGTACAAAGGTAAAGTGGTGAAGATTATGGACTTTGGTGCTTTCGTGGAAGTGCTGCCTGGCAACCAGGGGCTGCTCCATATCTCGGAAATTGCCCATGAGCGCATTCGCAATGTGACGGATGTGTTGAATGAAGGCGATGTTCTGGATGTGAAAGTTCTGGACGTGGATCGCGCTGGCCGAATCAAGCTGAGTCGTAAGGCTCTGCTCGAGAAGCCCCACTAA
- the rpsO gene encoding 30S ribosomal protein S15, which yields MALQKSQKEELVKKFRQSELDTGSSHVQVALLTQRINELTEHFKTNKKDVHSQRGLVKLVNRRRKLLDYLRRKRPAEYTKLIADLGLRK from the coding sequence ATGGCACTACAGAAATCTCAGAAAGAAGAACTGGTAAAAAAGTTCCGTCAATCCGAGCTCGACACAGGCAGCTCGCATGTTCAAGTGGCTCTACTCACTCAACGAATCAATGAGCTGACCGAGCACTTCAAGACCAACAAAAAGGATGTCCACAGCCAACGTGGATTGGTGAAGCTGGTGAATCGTCGCCGTAAGCTTCTCGATTATTTGCGCCGCAAGCGCCCTGCTGAGTACACAAAACTCATCGCCGATCTCGGCTTGAGAAAGTAA
- the mutL gene encoding DNA mismatch repair endonuclease MutL: MEIQTLSPEVVNQIAAGEVVERPAHLVKELVENSLDAGATEVEVELDEGGRQVRVRDNGKGISPEDLALALSRHATSKIHVADDLWHLNTYGFRGEALASISAVSDLSLISRRQGAESAYELKSHYGSLIEPIPVGGEEGTLVWIRDLFANLPARLKFLKSDQAETTQIRNVLKAMALASPEVNFRVRCKGKLLHYWPGTGDPIERCQLVLDHEPLYFCEGEENGFKVKAVFSAPHQVVGNNRQIWIFVRGRWVNDRGLATAVMEAYRNLLMHGEYPVVALWLDCPPDEVDVNIHPTKSQVKFRQQPQAFRAVVHVLRAALEKAPWLSGILQDQTVSASHQHVLDSDRSLSVEITPPTLKFEDQELTRTQYQQKSGWAPRSPSQVKEPTISLEDLRRAAQVSVHAPDDSTPEAGEALATKGKWSSLQVLGQAHLTYIVAQSDDSLVFVDQHAAHERVAFEDLMAAWKDGKIEVQNFLLPLTFNLDPEQIEALMEQVPYLEKMGLAVEQMGPESVAVRSAPALLKESGIAKALKWLGEEIVDKGGSFALEKVIADLCATMACHSVVRAGQALSLEEMKGLLREMDRHPLSSFCPHGRPVFVEYPFSKLERDFGRIV; the protein is encoded by the coding sequence ATGGAGATTCAGACTTTAAGCCCTGAGGTGGTCAACCAGATCGCAGCCGGTGAGGTGGTGGAGCGTCCCGCCCATTTGGTCAAGGAATTGGTGGAAAACAGCCTGGATGCTGGAGCCACTGAAGTGGAAGTGGAGTTGGACGAAGGCGGCCGCCAGGTGCGGGTGCGTGACAACGGCAAAGGGATCAGTCCGGAAGATTTGGCTTTGGCTCTTTCTCGCCATGCCACCAGTAAGATCCATGTGGCCGATGATTTGTGGCACCTGAATACATATGGGTTTCGCGGTGAGGCCCTGGCAAGTATTTCGGCAGTGAGTGATCTGAGTTTGATTTCCCGCCGCCAGGGAGCAGAGTCCGCCTACGAACTCAAAAGCCACTACGGCTCTCTGATTGAGCCCATACCCGTGGGTGGCGAAGAAGGCACCTTGGTGTGGATTCGCGATCTCTTTGCTAACTTACCCGCACGCTTGAAGTTTCTCAAATCAGATCAAGCTGAAACAACCCAGATCCGCAATGTGCTCAAGGCTATGGCTTTGGCTTCACCAGAAGTGAATTTTCGCGTGCGTTGCAAGGGAAAGCTTCTCCACTATTGGCCAGGAACCGGTGACCCCATTGAGCGCTGCCAATTGGTGTTGGACCATGAACCCCTTTACTTCTGTGAAGGGGAGGAGAACGGATTTAAGGTTAAGGCGGTTTTTAGTGCTCCTCACCAGGTGGTGGGCAACAATCGGCAGATATGGATTTTTGTGCGTGGCCGTTGGGTGAACGATCGAGGCTTGGCCACGGCGGTGATGGAGGCCTACCGCAATTTACTGATGCACGGAGAGTATCCCGTAGTCGCCCTGTGGTTGGACTGCCCGCCCGATGAAGTGGACGTCAATATCCACCCGACCAAGTCTCAAGTGAAGTTTCGTCAGCAGCCTCAAGCCTTCCGCGCTGTGGTTCACGTCTTACGAGCGGCTTTGGAAAAAGCCCCGTGGCTCAGTGGAATCTTGCAGGATCAGACTGTATCCGCTAGTCATCAGCATGTTTTGGATTCAGATCGCTCATTATCCGTCGAAATCACTCCACCCACATTGAAGTTTGAAGATCAAGAACTCACCCGCACCCAATATCAACAAAAGTCAGGGTGGGCGCCGCGAAGTCCCTCTCAGGTGAAGGAACCAACCATCAGTCTTGAGGATTTGCGGCGGGCAGCTCAGGTCTCGGTCCATGCGCCAGACGACTCAACTCCTGAAGCAGGTGAGGCCCTGGCCACGAAAGGTAAGTGGAGCTCCCTGCAGGTTTTGGGTCAGGCTCATTTGACTTATATAGTTGCCCAGAGTGATGACTCTCTGGTTTTCGTCGATCAACATGCCGCCCACGAAAGAGTGGCCTTTGAGGATCTAATGGCGGCTTGGAAGGACGGAAAGATTGAAGTTCAAAACTTCCTTCTACCTCTCACCTTCAATCTGGATCCCGAGCAGATCGAAGCCCTAATGGAGCAGGTGCCCTATTTGGAAAAAATGGGTTTGGCTGTGGAGCAAATGGGTCCTGAATCTGTGGCTGTTCGTTCGGCTCCTGCTTTACTAAAAGAATCCGGTATTGCAAAAGCCCTCAAGTGGCTGGGGGAAGAGATCGTCGACAAAGGTGGAAGCTTTGCCTTGGAAAAAGTGATCGCTGATCTGTGTGCCACTATGGCCTGTCATTCGGTGGTTCGCGCTGGACAGGCGTTGAGCCTTGAGGAGATGAAGGGTCTTTTGCGAGAGATGGACCGCCATCCTCTGTCGAGCTTTTGTCCCCACGGCCGTCCTGTCTTTGTCGAATACCCCTTCAGCAAATTGGAGCGGGATTTCGGGCGCATCGTCTAA
- the gmk gene encoding guanylate kinase yields MATKPIIILVGPSGAGKSTFLEKVLGDYSQFRDIITYTTRPMRKGESEGSPYHFVAKERFEEMIQKKFFVEWARVHDKYYGSPRKPIEEAWAQGLAIIMDLDVQGARAFKKEFPHALTVFIHPPSIDELRRRIIERDGGPPKDLELRLENAQKEMAVSGEFDRQMVNREFDQSYAELKKMIDELLKSS; encoded by the coding sequence ATGGCCACCAAGCCAATCATCATTTTGGTGGGCCCCAGTGGAGCCGGAAAGTCCACTTTTCTTGAGAAGGTCTTAGGAGACTATTCCCAGTTTCGTGACATTATCACCTACACCACGCGCCCCATGCGCAAGGGTGAGAGCGAGGGGAGTCCCTACCACTTTGTAGCCAAAGAGCGCTTTGAGGAGATGATCCAGAAGAAGTTTTTTGTCGAGTGGGCTCGGGTCCACGACAAGTACTATGGCTCTCCCCGGAAGCCTATCGAGGAGGCCTGGGCTCAGGGCCTGGCCATCATTATGGACCTGGATGTCCAGGGGGCCAGAGCCTTCAAAAAGGAATTCCCCCACGCCTTAACGGTCTTCATCCACCCGCCCTCAATTGACGAGCTGCGTCGTAGAATCATTGAGCGGGATGGGGGTCCGCCTAAGGATTTGGAATTGAGGCTGGAGAACGCCCAAAAGGAGATGGCTGTATCCGGGGAATTTGACCGCCAGATGGTCAATCGGGAGTTTGATCAGTCCTACGCTGAACTCAAGAAAATGATTGATGAATTACTGAAGTCCAGTTAA
- the miaA gene encoding tRNA (adenosine(37)-N6)-dimethylallyltransferase MiaA, which yields MVKHHPVLFIVGATGTGKSRLAIELARRHGLPIVNADSVQVYQRVNIGTAKATDGERKEVPHYLLDEVAPPQTFTAGDFRRRALEVLAELVPQSPVLVVGGSGFYVQALQKGMYETSEVDEEILAQVKQEKEQKGLAAMYEELKIQDPEFARKVSNQDAYRVLRALALIRTHGKSPSQIQREFSSQQDEAFPYLMATIGLKMNRDQLRERVRQRTHAMIDQGLIEEVKAMVGEGWGNWSPMLSVGYKETQAYLRGEWDQDQLVEEISKNTMRLAKRQGTWFRRDSAIQWFDVESEWEQAIGFAEEFLFSLRSP from the coding sequence TTGGTGAAGCATCATCCCGTCCTCTTCATAGTTGGCGCCACTGGAACAGGGAAATCCCGATTGGCCATCGAGCTGGCCCGACGCCATGGACTCCCCATCGTCAACGCCGACAGTGTCCAGGTCTATCAACGAGTGAACATTGGCACCGCCAAGGCTACGGATGGGGAACGGAAAGAAGTCCCTCACTATTTACTCGATGAAGTCGCTCCGCCACAGACCTTTACCGCCGGTGACTTTCGCCGTCGCGCGCTTGAGGTTTTGGCTGAACTCGTTCCTCAATCGCCGGTTTTGGTGGTGGGGGGCAGTGGTTTTTATGTGCAGGCTCTGCAAAAGGGAATGTACGAGACCAGTGAGGTCGATGAAGAGATCTTGGCGCAAGTGAAACAAGAAAAGGAGCAAAAGGGCCTGGCTGCTATGTATGAGGAACTCAAAATCCAGGACCCGGAGTTTGCTAGAAAAGTCAGTAATCAGGATGCCTACCGCGTTCTTCGTGCCCTAGCCTTGATTCGTACCCATGGGAAATCCCCGAGCCAGATTCAGAGAGAGTTCTCCTCTCAACAGGACGAGGCTTTTCCTTACCTAATGGCCACCATAGGGCTTAAAATGAATCGGGATCAGTTGCGGGAGCGGGTACGACAAAGAACCCATGCCATGATCGATCAGGGGTTGATTGAAGAAGTAAAGGCCATGGTTGGTGAGGGCTGGGGCAACTGGAGTCCCATGCTCAGTGTCGGCTACAAGGAGACCCAAGCCTATTTGCGCGGGGAGTGGGACCAAGACCAGTTGGTGGAGGAGATCAGCAAAAACACCATGAGATTGGCCAAAAGGCAGGGGACTTGGTTTCGTCGGGATTCGGCGATTCAATGGTTCGATGTGGAATCTGAGTGGGAACAGGCCATTGGTTTTGCCGAGGAGTTTTTGTTCAGTTTGCGGTCGCCTTGA
- a CDS encoding outer membrane beta-barrel protein yields MFSKSKLLICCLFLSTSAWAQSADEDYVGYDTIVDDLTASTRAPQVRGGDPFDLISIHGGFGLVTSHLALDMADGQRYTGFQKGFEASLGIDLFSPRWMAEGALRSFSSSQLEKGAYAALSEFNLRLLYRNPVSRLVKIRLGGGVAARYLELKTNGQKKEFSTPASILSIGLEAALSRNLSVGAELAYRSALITETADSGAADATLSLGAHF; encoded by the coding sequence ATGTTTTCCAAGTCTAAATTATTAATCTGTTGTTTGTTTTTATCGACCTCAGCCTGGGCCCAGTCGGCGGACGAAGACTATGTTGGCTACGACACCATTGTCGATGATCTCACGGCGTCCACCCGTGCTCCACAAGTCCGAGGCGGAGATCCATTTGACCTGATCAGTATCCATGGCGGGTTCGGACTGGTGACCAGTCACCTTGCCCTCGATATGGCTGACGGCCAAAGATACACAGGGTTTCAAAAGGGATTCGAGGCTAGCCTGGGGATTGATTTGTTCTCCCCTCGATGGATGGCCGAAGGGGCATTGAGGAGCTTTTCCTCGTCGCAGTTAGAAAAGGGCGCTTATGCAGCCCTAAGTGAATTCAATCTGCGCCTCCTCTACCGCAACCCCGTCAGTCGTTTGGTGAAGATCCGGCTTGGGGGCGGAGTTGCCGCTCGCTATTTGGAACTCAAAACCAACGGGCAAAAGAAGGAGTTTTCAACTCCGGCATCGATCCTTTCCATTGGACTTGAAGCAGCTCTTTCCAGAAATCTCAGTGTTGGCGCCGAACTCGCCTATCGCTCGGCCCTGATCACCGAAACCGCCGATAGCGGAGCGGCCGATGCCACCCTGAGCCTGGGAGCTCACTTCTAA
- a CDS encoding YicC family protein translates to MKSMTGYGNSAGVSSYLDLEVSVKSINGRFLDVRFHLPREYFPFELEMKKEVSKVARRGTLDVFVQRRIVEDAPEVKVGVHKPLAKKWMAAYDELAKVVGLDEKLSLETLASIPHVLEVEGVGEVTEKEKQVVFTHVKKALANLDKERKREGAALRDDLMGHLDALASLVTDMEKEREGANKELLKKMETRLSTLQLQDRVDADRLAQEVAVLVDRADISEEILRLTEHVKAFGKAVKSTQCEGKKLDFYAQELLREANTIGSKSQVSRLTQMVVEAKTRIEKIREQVQNVE, encoded by the coding sequence ATGAAAAGTATGACAGGTTATGGAAACAGTGCCGGGGTGTCCTCTTATTTAGATCTTGAAGTGTCGGTGAAGTCCATTAATGGAAGATTTTTGGATGTGCGCTTTCATTTGCCTCGCGAGTACTTTCCCTTTGAATTAGAAATGAAAAAGGAAGTGTCCAAGGTGGCCCGGCGCGGGACTTTGGATGTTTTTGTTCAAAGGCGGATTGTGGAAGATGCCCCCGAAGTCAAAGTGGGTGTGCACAAGCCCCTCGCCAAAAAGTGGATGGCCGCTTATGACGAGTTGGCCAAAGTTGTCGGTCTTGACGAGAAACTCAGCCTAGAAACCTTGGCGTCCATTCCCCATGTCCTGGAAGTGGAAGGAGTGGGCGAGGTCACTGAGAAGGAAAAACAAGTGGTCTTTACCCACGTCAAAAAGGCACTGGCCAATTTGGACAAAGAACGCAAGCGGGAAGGCGCAGCTCTTCGCGATGATCTTATGGGTCATCTGGACGCCTTGGCTTCACTCGTGACGGACATGGAGAAAGAGCGAGAGGGAGCCAACAAGGAGCTGCTCAAGAAGATGGAAACCCGTCTCAGCACTCTGCAACTCCAGGATCGGGTGGACGCCGATCGGCTGGCTCAGGAAGTGGCCGTGCTCGTGGATCGGGCGGATATCAGCGAGGAGATCTTGCGGTTGACCGAACACGTGAAGGCATTCGGCAAAGCCGTCAAATCCACTCAATGTGAGGGGAAAAAACTGGATTTCTACGCCCAAGAGCTTCTTCGTGAGGCCAACACCATTGGTTCCAAGTCTCAAGTCAGTCGTCTGACGCAGATGGTGGTTGAAGCCAAGACAAGGATTGAAAAAATCAGGGAACAGGTGCAAAACGTCGAATAA
- a CDS encoding DNA-directed RNA polymerase subunit omega translates to MARVTVEDCLTKVQNRFALVLLVSKRAKQLMKGSQATLSAKSNKNVVVSLREVAGGNVYFDVDETMGNPETQIVNDLNR, encoded by the coding sequence GTGGCCCGAGTTACGGTTGAAGATTGTTTGACGAAGGTTCAAAATCGTTTTGCTCTGGTCCTATTGGTATCTAAGCGAGCCAAGCAGCTAATGAAGGGCTCTCAAGCCACCCTCTCTGCTAAAAGCAATAAAAATGTCGTGGTTTCACTGCGAGAAGTGGCGGGTGGCAACGTCTACTTTGACGTGGATGAGACCATGGGGAATCCGGAAACTCAGATCGTTAATGATCTGAATCGGTAA
- a CDS encoding insulinase family protein: protein MTAFDFQPVFKKTTLDNGVRVVTEHHPFSRATSAAVYVDLGTRDEPKHLNGAAHFVEHLVFKGTKERSAFEIAKSLEAVGGELNAYTSREYTCFHATSLREHMSLSLDVLVDLATQAVFAEEEFGKEREVIEQEIDMSADLLEEYIFDLYFEHAYKGHSLGLPILGTRQSLHSMTRNSLFDFYDSRYGGKNLLVSVAGDVDHDRVLELVEKSLSQTRSKVETPKRDIPRVEPFSSVIHRPSEQIHLLAGMPSGSFVDPRRFEAYIVNALLGGGMTSRLYQKVREEQGLVYSIYSYLHTFTDSGLIMVYAGTSAKNAPVVLQNMAEEMKRLRKEGMTQEDLDFFKTQVKGTILLGADDIENRMNSIAVNEMIFQRYRPVEEIVEEIDRISVDSIREYIDDNFKPENRGVMVMGDVDEATAQSWVSAAF from the coding sequence GTGACGGCTTTTGATTTTCAGCCAGTATTTAAAAAAACGACATTAGATAATGGTGTTCGGGTTGTTACTGAACACCATCCCTTTTCCCGCGCCACGAGTGCGGCCGTGTATGTGGACCTTGGCACTCGGGACGAACCTAAACACCTGAACGGAGCTGCCCACTTTGTAGAGCACCTGGTGTTTAAAGGCACCAAGGAGCGAAGCGCATTTGAAATTGCTAAAAGCCTTGAGGCTGTTGGTGGTGAGCTCAATGCCTACACCTCCCGTGAGTACACCTGTTTTCACGCCACCAGCCTTCGTGAACACATGTCGCTCAGCCTAGATGTATTGGTGGATCTCGCCACCCAGGCGGTGTTTGCTGAGGAGGAGTTTGGCAAGGAGAGAGAGGTGATCGAGCAGGAGATCGATATGTCGGCGGATCTCCTTGAAGAGTACATTTTTGATCTCTATTTTGAGCATGCCTATAAAGGCCATTCGCTGGGCCTACCAATCCTGGGAACTCGGCAAAGTCTTCACTCAATGACTCGGAATAGCTTGTTTGATTTCTATGACTCCCGTTATGGAGGCAAGAATCTTCTAGTTAGTGTGGCCGGAGATGTGGATCATGACCGTGTTTTGGAGCTGGTGGAAAAGAGCCTAAGTCAGACCCGCTCTAAAGTTGAGACGCCAAAGCGAGATATCCCGCGAGTGGAACCCTTTTCATCTGTGATTCATCGGCCCAGCGAGCAAATTCATCTACTGGCTGGAATGCCTTCAGGGTCCTTTGTGGATCCTCGTCGTTTTGAAGCCTATATTGTGAATGCCTTATTGGGCGGAGGGATGACGTCTAGACTCTATCAAAAAGTGAGGGAAGAACAGGGCCTGGTTTATTCTATCTATAGCTATTTACACACCTTTACCGATTCAGGCCTGATCATGGTTTATGCCGGGACGTCGGCGAAGAACGCTCCTGTGGTGCTGCAAAACATGGCTGAGGAAATGAAACGTCTACGCAAAGAGGGAATGACTCAGGAAGATCTGGATTTCTTTAAAACCCAGGTCAAAGGTACGATTCTTTTGGGCGCTGATGATATTGAAAACAGAATGAACTCAATTGCGGTGAATGAAATGATTTTTCAGCGTTACCGTCCAGTTGAGGAAATCGTTGAGGAAATTGATCGGATTTCGGTCGACTCTATTCGCGAATACATCGACGACAACTTCAAGCCTGAGAACCGCGGAGTGATGGTGATGGGTGATGTGGATGAAGCCACGGCCCAGAGCTGGGTTTCGGCCGCCTTTTAA
- the dut gene encoding dUTP diphosphatase, which produces MKHFSTRVEALAGVVERFVEQNFIEKDQLDAQLKGLLQNAEKFVKDSWSGRFGGKLRVKVRKWDHFKGDLPSYQSELASGFDVRAQLDQPISLSPGQRALVATGLSFEIPPGFELQVRPRSGWAIREGVGLVNAPGTVDADYRGEVKVILINFGQQTVIINDQDRIAQLVLCPVLQAELEAVTDLGETERGEGGFGSTGQSDLASASSEN; this is translated from the coding sequence ATGAAGCATTTTTCCACCCGAGTTGAGGCGCTTGCCGGTGTGGTGGAACGTTTTGTCGAGCAGAACTTCATTGAAAAAGATCAGCTCGATGCTCAATTGAAGGGGCTACTGCAGAATGCGGAGAAATTCGTCAAAGACAGTTGGAGTGGGCGCTTTGGAGGGAAACTCAGAGTAAAGGTCCGCAAGTGGGATCACTTTAAAGGGGATCTGCCCAGCTACCAATCCGAGCTAGCCAGTGGCTTTGATGTACGGGCTCAGCTAGACCAGCCGATCAGCCTTTCCCCGGGGCAACGGGCTCTCGTGGCGACTGGATTGAGCTTTGAAATCCCGCCGGGATTTGAGCTGCAGGTGCGTCCCCGCTCTGGTTGGGCCATTCGCGAAGGTGTCGGTTTGGTCAATGCTCCGGGAACAGTGGATGCTGATTATCGAGGTGAGGTGAAAGTCATATTGATCAACTTCGGTCAGCAGACAGTGATTATTAATGACCAAGACCGTATCGCTCAATTGGTCTTGTGTCCTGTCTTGCAGGCTGAGTTGGAAGCCGTCACCGACTTGGGTGAGACCGAGCGGGGTGAGGGCGGTTTTGGCAGCACCGGACAGTCGGATTTGGCCTCGGCGAGTTCTGAAAACTGA
- a CDS encoding polyprenol monophosphomannose synthase: protein MKTLVVIPTYNEAANIVSLISEIRGARPGLHVLVVDDNSPDGTAGLVEKLGESHPGEVHCLKRPGKQGLGRAYVAGFGWGLDRGYEVVVEMDADFSHRPVDLVKVLEAANSHDFVVGSRWIKGGSTLNWSIWRKLISIGGSFYSRLILGYPLRDWTGGFNAWRAVVLQGIGLDEVKSEGYSFQIELKFRACSCGFKGTEVPIIFDERREGQSKMSSRIVLEALYRVWLIRFKPLAQKAG, encoded by the coding sequence ATGAAGACATTGGTGGTGATTCCCACCTATAACGAGGCGGCCAATATCGTGTCGCTGATTTCCGAAATTCGTGGAGCCCGTCCCGGGTTGCACGTTCTTGTCGTTGACGACAATTCACCTGACGGTACGGCTGGCTTAGTTGAAAAGTTGGGAGAGTCCCATCCAGGGGAGGTCCATTGCCTCAAGCGCCCTGGGAAACAAGGTTTGGGACGCGCCTATGTTGCTGGATTCGGCTGGGGACTCGATAGGGGCTACGAAGTCGTTGTCGAAATGGACGCCGACTTCTCCCATCGTCCCGTCGATCTGGTCAAAGTCCTTGAGGCGGCAAATAGTCATGACTTCGTGGTTGGTTCACGGTGGATCAAGGGTGGTTCAACCCTCAACTGGAGCATATGGCGCAAACTGATCAGCATTGGTGGAAGTTTTTATTCGCGCCTGATTCTTGGTTACCCTCTCCGCGATTGGACTGGGGGATTTAATGCCTGGCGGGCGGTGGTTCTTCAAGGGATTGGCCTGGATGAGGTTAAATCTGAAGGCTACAGTTTTCAAATCGAACTCAAGTTTCGCGCGTGTTCCTGTGGATTCAAAGGCACGGAAGTGCCTATCATTTTTGATGAACGTCGGGAAGGACAGAGCAAAATGTCTTCGCGAATTGTTTTGGAAGCTCTGTACCGTGTCTGGCTTATTCGCTTTAAACCATTGGCACAGAAAGCAGGATGA